From Rhodamnia argentea isolate NSW1041297 chromosome 10, ASM2092103v1, whole genome shotgun sequence, a single genomic window includes:
- the LOC115739288 gene encoding two-component response regulator ARR2-like — protein sequence MSTLTSSCSWKAGDVVPDQFPAGLRVLVVDDDPTCLRILEKMLMTCQYQVTTCSRSEVALSTLRDNKNGFDIVLSDVHMPDMDGFKLLEHIGLEMDLPVIMMSADDGKQVVMKGVTHGACDYLIKPIRIEALKNIWQHVVRKRKNEWKELEQCGSVEDGERPQRHLEDVDYSSTANEGSWKNGKKRKEEEEDVEERDDTSTLKKPRVVWSVELHQQFVSAVNQLGIDKAVPKKILELMNVPGLTRENVASHLQKYRLYLRRLSGVPQHQSGVNSSFIGTQDAAFGISSLNGFECFQALAATGQLPPQSLATLQAAGLGRTAGKSGISIPVLDQRNLFSFDNPKLRFGEGQSQQNLGSNSKQVNLLHGIPTTMGPKQLVNLQQSAQPFGSMSMPVHTHGAQSSSLLMPIGPQARRHVIGESGGGRPPVLQANMGQSVMSTGLVGGALGRSSTTENGRGLGHNTILQTSSALNFPMNQVSEAPVSSFPIQSSFPASKGGYPEDVNASIIKGNGGGMPSYDILHDLQQIRSHDWEFQNVGVTFDTSQPGNTVQGNIDTSGLLLVHQGLSSGQSSSGHNRNISAAGKSLLSADGNRQVTSPNVGQPPNSLVDNPVQVKTEGFPDMSYQAVLYPEHYSQEDIMNAFLKQQQGIGPSDSEFEFDGFSMNNIPV from the exons ATGTCAACGTTGACTTCGAGCTGTTCTTGGAAGGCCGGAGACGTCGTCCCCGATCAATTCCCGGCGGGCTTGCGGGTCCTCGTGGTGGATGATGATCCGACTTGTCTCAGGATCTTGGAGAAAATGCTCATGACATGCCAATATCAAG TGACAACATGTAGTAGGTCAGAAGTTGCTTTATCCACGCTTCGAGATAACAAAAATGGATTCGACATTGTATTGAGTGATGTTCACATGCCGGACATGGATGGCTTCAAACTTCTTGAACACATCGGGCTCGAAATGGATCTCCCTGTAATCA TGATGTCCGCGGATGACGGGAAGCAGGTTGTTATGAAGGGTGTGACCCATGGTGCTTGTGATTATTTGATAAAACCGATAAGGATCGAGGCATTGAAGAACATATGGCAGCACGTGGTTAGGAAGAGGAAGAACGAATGGAAGGAGTTGGAGCAATGTGGAAGTGTGGAAGATGGAGAGCGACCGCAGAGGCACTTGGAAGACGTGGATTACTCATCTACGGCAAATGAAGGAAGCTGGAAAAacggaaagaaaaggaaggaagaggaagaggatgtAGAAGAAAGGGATGATACGTCGACACTGAAGAAGCCACGAGTGGTTTGGTCTGTTGAGCTTCACCAACAGTTTGTGTCGGCTGTTAATCAGCTTGGAATTGACA AGGCTGTTCCCAAGAAAATACTAGAGTTGATGAATGTTCCTGGGCTGACAAGAGAAAATGTTGCTAGCCACCTTCAG AAATACCGCCTGTATCTTAGAAGACTGAGCGGCGTGCCGCAGCATCAGTCTGGAGTAAATAGCTCCTTTATTGGAACACAAGATGCAGCTTTTGGGATCTCCTCACTTAACGGGTTTGAGTGCTTCCAAGCACTTGCTGCTACAGGCCAGCTGCCACCCCAAAGCCTTGCTACACTCCAAGCAGCAGGGTTGGGTCGGACTGCCGGAAAATCTGGCATATCCATTCCCGTGTTGGATCAAAGAAACCTCTTCAGCTTTGACAATCCAAAATTAAGATTCGGAGAGGGACAGTCGCAGCAAAATCTCGGAAGCAATAGTAAACAGGTGAACTTGCTCCATGGTATCCCAACCACAATGGGGCCTAAGCAACTCGTGAATCTTCAACAGTCTGCTCAACCTTTTGGAAGCATGAGCATGCCAGTCCATACACACGGAGCCCAGAGTAGCTCTTTGCTGATGCCGATAGGCCCACAGGCTAGAAGACACGTCATCGGTGAAAGTGGTGGCGGTCGCCCTCCGGTGCTTCAGGCTAATATGGGGCAGTCTGTTATGTCGACTGGTCTTGTTGGCGGGGCCTTAGGCAGGAGTAGTACTACTGAAAATGGGCGAGGTCTGGGGCACAATACGATTTTGCAGACATCATCTGCTTTGAATTTTCCCATGAACCAAGTATCAGAAGCACCGGTTAGTAGTTTTCCCATCCAGAGTAGTTTCCCTGCATCCAAAGGTGGATATCCGGAGGATGTGAACGCCAGTATTATTAAAGGGAATGGAGGGGGTATGCCGAGCTACGATATACTCCATGACTTGCAGCAAATTAGATCCCATGATTGGGAGTTTCAGAATGTGGGTGTGACATTTGATACATCTCAACCAGGAAATACTGTCCAAGGAAATATCGACACATCTGGATTGCTCTTAGTTCATCAGGGTTTATCTTCTGGGCAGAGCAGCAGTGGACACAATAGAAACATCTCTGCTGCTGGCAAGTCCTTGCTTTCCGCCGACGGAAACCGGCAGGTGACTTCTCCTAATGTTGGTCAACCTCCAAACTCCCTTGTTGACAATCCGGTGCAAGTTAAGACTGAGGGTTTCCCTGATATGAGCTATCAGGCTGTGCTCTATCCGGAACACTACAGCCAGGAGGATATCATGAATGCATTTCTCAAGCAG CAACAAGGCATTGGGCCATCTGATAGTGAGTTTGAGTTTGATGGGTTTTCCATGAATAATATTCCTGTATAG